GGATACCTAAGATCATGGAAAGCTATATATAAACTGTAATGCCTCCACTGAGGCAGGGCGCAACCTTTCCGATAGCGGCAAAGAGGCGCCCAAGCCCTCCTATCTAGCCAAAGGCTGACAGATCCGCACAGAGCGAAACTTATGCCTGCTTCTCCTCCACCTTCTCCACAAACACCTCCTCAAGTCGGCGCATGAGGTACAACGACAGCAGGAGCCACAGCAAGCCCATGGCATAGCCGGCCAGCACATCGGTGGCATAATGCACTTTCAGGTAGATGCGGCTGTAGCCGATCAGCAGTATCAGGAGCGTGAGCAGCAGTATGAGTGCCCAGCGCCACCCCCTGTGCGGCACCGTTTGCCACACAATATAGATGAGCAGGCCGTAAAAGGAACCGCCTATCATGGCGTGGCCGCTCGGGAAACTGAGCCCCGATTGCTCCAGCATGGCCATCTCAGGGCGCGGGCGCTCAAAAATGCGCTTCATCACCTGGTTCAGGATGGCGCTGGACATGGAGATGAGCAGCACTTTCAACCCCAGCCAGCGCAGGCCTTTGAAGAAAGAAAGTACCAGCACCACCAGCGGGGGCACCACCAGCAGGTACTCGGCCGAGGCGAAGAAAGAGATGCCGATCATGAGCCGCGTCACAGGGGGAGAGGTATGGCCGTCGGCGAAGCGGAAGAGGGCATCGTCCAGCGCGGTGTCGCCCTGCCTGAACACCTCGTTCGCCATTGCCAGGAACAGCAGCAGGCACCCAAAAAAGACCGCCCACAGCACAACCACCTCCGCCGAGAGCAGGGCCAGCAGGCTGAGCAGTTTCTGTGTGAGGCGCTTCATAATCCGAATAAATATACGCGCTGCCGCTGTGCTTGTTGATCAGGCGGGATGGAGAAAATAGCATCGCAGACGCACCGACAACTGGGCAGACTAGGGCCCTGCGACACCAATTTATATATGCAGGATATATGGGTGTTGCGGCGCAATGAAAAAACTACTGCTTAGTAGATGCTGCGAAAAAAGAAGGGCCTGAAAACACAAAAGCCAGTCCGGAGACTGGCTTTTGCGAGGTAAGTGTGCGCACGGGGAGATTCGAACTCCCACACCCGAAGGCACAGGCTTCTGAGACCTGCACGTCTACCAGTTTCGCCACGTGCGCGAAACGCATTGTTAAATTCAATGTCCCAAAAAACCCTTAACCCTTGTTGTTGATTGGGATTGCAAAGGTAGCAGGTAGATTTATATATGCAATACCTGCCCCGAAAAAATTTCCTCGTCAGGCGACGGTCTCCTCCTCCACCACCGGGTCCAGCTCTTTCTTGGACAGCCTCTCGAGCCGCTGCAGCGCCCATATGCCGATAATAACCCACAGAAAGCCAGCCGAGAAGCCAGCCAGCACATCGGTGGCATAATGCACCCGCAGATAGATGCGGCTGAAGCCGATCAGCAGCACAAAAATTGCCAGCAGGGCCGCCAGCACGTTGCGCCACGCGTAAGGTCGCACGTGCCTCCAGACAAGGTAGATGATGAGCCCGTAGAAGGAGGCCGCCACCATGGAGTGCCCGCTCGGGAAGCTCAGCCCCGCGGCCTCCACCAGAGGCATCACAGGCCGCGGCCGGTCAAAGAAAAACTTAAGCACCAGGTTGAGGGTGATGCTGCCGAGCGCAATGACCGGCACTTTGAGGGAATACCAGCGGTGCTTGCGCACAAACACAAAGTAGGCGACCAGCAGCAGCGCCGCTGGCGTCAGAAACTGCCTGGACGCGAAAAAAGTGATGAATTTGATAAGCTGGTCTATAAAGGGGCTGGCAATGTCTTTGGAAAAGGCGAAGGCGGCCGCGTCGATGCCCATCTTATCGCCCTGCAGAATCTCAGCGCCTATATATAAAAAACCGATGATGCAGACCAGGAAAAGCAGCCACACAAAAATCAACTCTACCGTAAACAGGGCGGCCCCTGCCACTATTCTCTTATAAACACGTCGGAGCATATTCGTGGTGTTTCGTTCTAATTCATGCTGTGCGTGCCAAAGCACCTCCTTTCCTACGTAATCAGTATAAGTTAAGGCCATGCTAACCAGCACCACACCCCGCTTCCTATGAAAGACAGCATCCGTTTATTTGTGGCGGCCACCTTGCCCGGGGCGCTGAAAGAGCAGCTACAGCAGCAACTGCAGCCATTCCGGCACCCGGCCATCCGGTTTGTGCCGGAGCAGAACCTGCACCTCACGCTTTTCTTTATCGGCAACGTACCGGCGCAGCAAGTGGCCGCCATCAAACAGGCCATCCGGGAGGTGGCGCAGCGGCACCGGCCCTTCACGCTTGATTTTGCCTGCACCGGGCCCGGCCCCAAACCGAGGCACCCGCGGCTGGTGTGGGCGAGGTTTCAGGAGCACGGGGCTTTTGCCGCCCTCAGCCAAGATTTGATGGAAGCCCTGGCAACGGCACCGCCCAAACAGCAGAAAGCCATTCCGCACGTCACGCTGGCGCGGTTCCGCAAAGACAGGCCCGCGCCCGATGGCCTGCCAACCATAACACCGCAGGAGCCGCTGCAACTGGAGGTGCGGGAGGTGGCGCTGTGGCAATCAGAACTGGCCTCGCCGCACCCGGTATACACCGTGGTCGAAACTTTCGGGCTGGGCTAAACCCGCCGCCAGCAAAAGCAGTATGAAAGCACTGCGCCCGAACCTCAACCTATATACCCATGAACGAGACAGACCTGACGAAGCTGATGATGGACCTGAAAGACAACGGCCTGACAGTGGCGTTTGCGGAGAGTTGCACGGCGGGCATGCTGGCCGCCGAATTTGTGAAAGCCAAAGGCAGCAGCGATGTGCTGCTCGGCAGCCTGGTGGTGTACCAGCCCGAGGTAAAGCAAAAGCTGCTGGGCGTGAGCAAGGACACCCTGAAACTCTATACCCCCGAGTCGCAGCAGGTGACGAACGAGATGGTGATGGGGCTGAAAAAGCAGCTGAATGCCGGCATCAGCGTCGCCATTACGGGCCTGATGGGCGAGGGCGGCTCCGAAACCAGCGAGAAACCGGTGGGCAGCACCTTTCTCGCCATCCTGTACGACGGCAAGGCCGAGGAGTTCCGGGAAGTGTTCAAGGGCTCCTCAGAAGCCATCCGGCAAAAGCAGGTGCAGTTCACCTTCCAGAAAATACGGGGCATCCTGGACGAGCACTACAGCCGCTGATGCCTGCCTTTGCGGCTAAACCTACTGCCCCTCCCCTTGCCAAACCTCCCCGACAGCGG
This window of the Pontibacter russatus genome carries:
- a CDS encoding phosphatase PAP2 family protein; the protein is MKRLTQKLLSLLALLSAEVVVLWAVFFGCLLLFLAMANEVFRQGDTALDDALFRFADGHTSPPVTRLMIGISFFASAEYLLVVPPLVVLVLSFFKGLRWLGLKVLLISMSSAILNQVMKRIFERPRPEMAMLEQSGLSFPSGHAMIGGSFYGLLIYIVWQTVPHRGWRWALILLLTLLILLIGYSRIYLKVHYATDVLAGYAMGLLWLLLSLYLMRRLEEVFVEKVEEKQA
- a CDS encoding phosphatase PAP2 family protein, with protein sequence MLRRVYKRIVAGAALFTVELIFVWLLFLVCIIGFLYIGAEILQGDKMGIDAAAFAFSKDIASPFIDQLIKFITFFASRQFLTPAALLLVAYFVFVRKHRWYSLKVPVIALGSITLNLVLKFFFDRPRPVMPLVEAAGLSFPSGHSMVAASFYGLIIYLVWRHVRPYAWRNVLAALLAIFVLLIGFSRIYLRVHYATDVLAGFSAGFLWVIIGIWALQRLERLSKKELDPVVEEETVA
- the thpR gene encoding RNA 2',3'-cyclic phosphodiesterase produces the protein MKDSIRLFVAATLPGALKEQLQQQLQPFRHPAIRFVPEQNLHLTLFFIGNVPAQQVAAIKQAIREVAQRHRPFTLDFACTGPGPKPRHPRLVWARFQEHGAFAALSQDLMEALATAPPKQQKAIPHVTLARFRKDRPAPDGLPTITPQEPLQLEVREVALWQSELASPHPVYTVVETFGLG
- a CDS encoding CinA family protein; the protein is MNETDLTKLMMDLKDNGLTVAFAESCTAGMLAAEFVKAKGSSDVLLGSLVVYQPEVKQKLLGVSKDTLKLYTPESQQVTNEMVMGLKKQLNAGISVAITGLMGEGGSETSEKPVGSTFLAILYDGKAEEFREVFKGSSEAIRQKQVQFTFQKIRGILDEHYSR